The DNA window CCGCCCATATAACCAAACAATCCTGTTAATCCGGCAGCTGTACCTGCTGCTTTTTTTGGAACAAGATCTAAAGCGTGAACACCAATAAGCATAACGGGACCATAAATTAAAAATCCTACAGCAATAAGAGAAATATTTATTATCCATAAGCTCTCTGATTTCCAATAGAATATGATTGCTAAGGTAACAAAGATCATATATAAAATACTTGTAGGAGCTCTTCGTCCTCCAAATACTTTATCGCTGATCCATCCTGCTAAAAGTGTTCCCGGAATTCCTGCATATTCATATAAAAAGTAAGCCCATCCCGATTCGCTTAAATCAAAATGTCTGACTTCTTTTAAATAGGTTGGAGCCCAATCTAAAACACCATAGCGAATTAAATATACAAAGGCATTAGCAAAAGCAATATACCACAGAAAACGGTTAGAAAATACATACTTTAAAAAGATATCTTTTCCCTTTAGTTCTTTTTCGTAAGTGTCTTTATTGTAGTTTTTCGGATAATCATTTCGCCATTTTTCTATTGTAGGAAGACCACAAGATCGTGGAGTATCTCTCATTAAAAAATAAACTAAAATTGCGATAGCTAAAGCAACAAAAGCGGGAAAATATAGGGCACTGTGCCAATCGTTAAAAATAGCTAATCCAAGTATTGCCAAAGGTCCAATTAATCCACCTCCTACGTTATGCGCGACATTCCAAACAGACATTTTTGTGCCGCGTTCGTTTAAAGAATACCAGTGTACCATAGTTCTGCCACAAGCAGGCCAGCCCATGCCTTGAAACCATCCGTTTAAAAATAGAACAATAAACATAATGGCTACAGAAGAAGTAAATAGAGGAATGAATCCCATGAGCATCATTGTGGTAGCAGAGAGAATTAATCCTAAACTTAGAAATATTTTTGAGTTTGAGCGATCAGAAACATTTCCCATTAAAAATTTACTTAATCCGTAAGCTATAGAAATAGCACTTAAAACCCAACCTAATTGTGATTTTGTATAACCTTGCTCTAAAAGGTTGGGCATAATAAGCGAGAAATTTTTACGAACTAAATAATAAGCTGCATAACCGATAAAAATGCCCATAAACACTTGAAAACGGAGCTTTTTATATTCGGGGTCTATTTTGTCTTTGGGTAGTAATTCTCGAGCAGACTTTGGTTTTAGAAATTCTAGCATGTTTTTCGTTTCACTTAGAAAGATGGAGATACGTAAATTTTAAAAATAACAAAATTTAGAAATTTGCTTTACTTTGGAGCAGTCAGAGTGTAAGCTTCTTGCAAAACTTTTCTGATACGATTTCCGCTAATATTAAATTTTTTCAAGTTTTCGGCAGTTAGCATACGACATAAAACCAAACCTTTATCCAGAAGTAATTGTTTTTCTCGTTTACTTATGGAATGTAAAACTGTGATTGGGTGTAAGCCGGAAATATCAATCCGTTCACGCAGACTTCCTTGCGATGGATAATCCCATGAAACCAAATGTAGTCCGGCACAATTGGCATAGTCAACGGCATCTTGTGTGAAACGGGTATTGGTAACTATCCAACCTTGGTAGTTTTGTATATTTTTAGGGTCTGTTTTTTTCCATGTTTTTAAAACATCATTGTATCGGGAATGGATATACAAAGCTACTTTTACATCTGATTTTGTATGTGTGTTTCCGTGGAATTTACACTCAATCATTATTTTCTGCTCTTCTTTTTGAGCAACTACATCTACTTCGTGTGATATGCAATGTCCCTCGACTATAACACCTACTTCAGTATCAAAGCCTTGATATTTCATTAATTCAGCAATAAAACGCTCAAAAGGATAACCGGTAGGTCCAAGTTCCATAATGGCATTTTTTAAGCGATAACGTCCTGCAACTTCTAAAGATCTTTTTCTGAGAAAAGTATAGGCTAATTGGAAAAGCCTTTTTGTTGTTATGCCATCGTAAACATTTTCCGAAAGATGTTTTATAACATCATCTATGTCTTTTTCACTTGCTCCGGAACGTTCAAAAGATTTCCTCAATTTGTCTGAATCAAAGCGGATTATGTCTCCTGATTTTTTAGTGATATTGAAGTTGGCACTTTTCATAACTTTATTATTTAGATATTTATTGAAATCGTTCAACTAAGATAAAAGAAATTTTAATGTAAAATAGAAAACTTAAGATTACTCTATTGTATTTTTTTCCAAAGTGTTTTAGCTAATTTCTGAGATTCTTTCATAATTAAATCCTCATCTATATTCATTATTATCTTATTTTTCATAACAAATCTCCCATTTACAATAAGACTGTCGATTTGCTTATTTTCAAATGCATAAAAGAAATGCCCGAGAAAATTGGACTGTGTTAATGGGGTAGGAGCATTATAGTCAAAAATACTAAGATTGTTTTCGCCATCACCATCAAAACCGTTTGCCGCTAAGTAATTATGCACATTCCGTAGCCTATTATAGGCTTTAGGAATATCAATATCGTCTTTACCTAAACCTGCAAAAAATGCTGATTGTGTTGAGCGTATCATATTGCTATGCATACCGTCGGTACCAAGCATCGTTTTATTTTTAAGGTGTAGAGAATTATAAAAGCCTACCTGATTATTTAAGTTGCTCTCAGGATTTTGTACCACCCAAGCTTTAGAATCAGCAATTTGTTTTCTCTCATTTTCATCAATATGAATGCAATGAGCCAAGATTGTTTTGTCAAAATTAAGAAGTCCAAAATCTGCGAGTCTGTCGACAACTCGTTTATTGTACTTTTTTACATTATATTGTTGATCATAAGAGTCTTCTGCAACGTGAATATGAACGCCACTTTGGTATTTCTCGGCTAATTTTTGTGCTTTTGATAAGCTATCATCAGATAGAGTAAAAGCAGCATGTAAGCCGACTAATCCCTGATGATTTTGCAAATAGTTTTCTGTTTCTTCAAGACCTTCATTGCGGATAGTTAATCCATCTCTATCGGAAATTTCGTAACAAAGCAAATGATTAAGTCCAACTTTCTCAAATTGATTTGCCATATTGCTTAGTGAATCACATATTGCAAATGGTGAAGCATGATGATCGATTACAAAGCTAACGCCATTTTTTGCACTCGAAATAGCCGTGGTTGCAGCACTAATTTCAATCATATCTTTGCTTAAGGCTTTATCCAGTTTCCACCAAATTTTTTGTAATATTTCAAGAAAATTCTGTGGAGCTTCTTTGGGTTGTGGCATTCCGGCTGCAAGAGCCGAATATGCGTGGTGATGCGCATTGACAAAAGATTTTATAGCGAATTTTCCATTACATTCTAAATGTTGACAATCTTGTGGCAGTTTAGCAATTTGGCTTTCGCTTACAAATTGTATTGTTTTGTTTATCCCTTCTTCAACCAATAAGTTTACTTTGCTTATTTCAAAAGTTCTCCAGTCGATATATTTTATATTTTTAAGTAAAATCATAGTTTTTATTTTGAGGCAATAAATATACCCAATAAATTGTTTTGCCCGCTTTAAACTGATATTTTTGCATAAATCAATATAAAATTGTAGACATATGAAAGCTATAGTAAGTATTATTATGGGTAGCACTTCTGATTTTGGTGTAATGGAAAAGGCAGCTAAATTCTTTGATGAGATGGAAATTCCTTTTGAAATTAATGCTTTGTCGGCTCACCGAACACCTGATGAAGTTGAGAAATTCGCGAGAAATGCAAAAGATCGTGGGATTAAAGTAATTATTGCGGGTGCCGGTATGGCAGCTCATCTGCCTGGTGTAATTGCTGCTATGACTCCAATTCCTGTTATTGGGGTTCCTATTAATGCTACGCTTGATGGTATGGATTCTTTGTTGGCAATTGTTCAGATGCCTCCCGGTATTCCTGTGGCAACAGTTGGAATAAATGGAGCTCTTAATGCGGCTATTCTCGCTGCACAAATGATGGCAACAGGGGATGAGAACTTAATGAATAAAACTATTTCCTATAAAGAAACTTTAAAGCAAAAGATTGTAAAAGCTAATAAAGACTTATCTGAAATTAAGTTTAAATTTAAGGTTTAGCTGCCTACTGTTTCTGAGATATGTAATATTTAAGTGATTTCTCCTTTATGTGAAAGGAAAACGACTTTAAATAACATTTACTTCTCGCTCCAGTTTAACACCAAATAAGTTCTGTACTTTATTTTGAATTTCTTGTGAGAATTCAAGGATTTCTTTACCGCCGGCTCCTCCAAGATTTACAATAATTAAAGCCTGATTTTTATGAATAGCAACCTTGCCTTTGGAGTATCCTTTTAATCCGGTATTATCTATCAGCCAGCCGGCAGCTAGTTTATAAGTTCCGTTTTTTAAATCGTAGGAAACTAAATTAGGAAATGATTTTTTTAAGCTAAGGTGCTTATCGTTATCTACAATAGGATTCTTAAAAAAACTTCCTGCATTTCCTAATTTATTGGTTTCTGGTAATTTATTAGTGCGGATATTAATTACAGCTTGTCTGATTACGGCAATATTCAGATTTTCGTAAGTCATTGTTTCCAATTCGGCTTTGATATTTCCGTAATCAATCTTGAAAAAAGGAAACTTATTCAGTTTAAGAATAACAGCCGTAATAATGTATTTGTTTTTTAGCTTTTGCTTGAATATGCTATCGCGATAGCCAAATTTTAATTCTTTAAGATAAAAGCGTTTAAGTTTTCCGCTTGTAATTTCTACGGCTTCTAAAGCGTTAAAGATTTCTGATAATTCAACGCCATATGCTCCAATATTTTGAATAGGAGCTGCCCCAATAGTTCCCGGTATTTTTGATAAATTTTCGGCTCCGGCATATTTTTTTTCTACACTCCAAGCAACAAAATCGTCCCATTTTTCTCCCGCAGCGGCTTTTATCCAAACGTATTTATTGTTTTCGTCAACTATTTCAAAGCCTTTGTTTTGCATCTGAATAATTGTACCATCAAAATCTTTGGTAAACAATAAATTACTCCCTCCGCCAATAATGAAATAAGGAAGTGTCTTATCCAAATTATGCTGAATAAAATTTATGCTGTCTTCTTCACTATTTAGTGTAACAAAAGTTTTACAGTTGATATTGACACCAAAAGTATTATGGTTTTTAAGTGAAAAATTTGCTTGAATATTCATAGACTTTATTTTCGGTAAAGATATTTTCCCATAGGTAAATTATCTGTCAATTTTCCATCTTGATAAACAATCTGTCCTCCTTTTATTACAATATCGGCTTTGCCAAACATAGGTTCATCAGCATAAATATCTATATCTCCTTTCGAATACATATTTTGATCTTTAATTTTAACAGAGGTTTCTTTCCAGATAAGCAAATCGGCATCATAAGCTTCGGCAATCTTACCTTTATTGGGTAATCTAAAAAAATACGAAGGATTAGTCGAAGTTAATTTTACCATCGTATTAATTGATAGTTTTTTAGTCTTTACAAAGCGACTGTAAAACAAGCTTAACCTATGTTGTATACCACCGGCTCCATTTGCAACTTCCGCAAAATTTGTAGCCTTTT is part of the Bacteroidales bacterium genome and encodes:
- a CDS encoding restriction endonuclease; amino-acid sequence: MKSANFNITKKSGDIIRFDSDKLRKSFERSGASEKDIDDVIKHLSENVYDGITTKRLFQLAYTFLRKRSLEVAGRYRLKNAIMELGPTGYPFERFIAELMKYQGFDTEVGVIVEGHCISHEVDVVAQKEEQKIMIECKFHGNTHTKSDVKVALYIHSRYNDVLKTWKKTDPKNIQNYQGWIVTNTRFTQDAVDYANCAGLHLVSWDYPSQGSLRERIDISGLHPITVLHSISKREKQLLLDKGLVLCRMLTAENLKKFNISGNRIRKVLQEAYTLTAPK
- the glpT gene encoding glycerol-3-phosphate transporter, whose protein sequence is MLEFLKPKSARELLPKDKIDPEYKKLRFQVFMGIFIGYAAYYLVRKNFSLIMPNLLEQGYTKSQLGWVLSAISIAYGLSKFLMGNVSDRSNSKIFLSLGLILSATTMMLMGFIPLFTSSVAIMFIVLFLNGWFQGMGWPACGRTMVHWYSLNERGTKMSVWNVAHNVGGGLIGPLAILGLAIFNDWHSALYFPAFVALAIAILVYFLMRDTPRSCGLPTIEKWRNDYPKNYNKDTYEKELKGKDIFLKYVFSNRFLWYIAFANAFVYLIRYGVLDWAPTYLKEVRHFDLSESGWAYFLYEYAGIPGTLLAGWISDKVFGGRRAPTSILYMIFVTLAIIFYWKSESLWIINISLIAVGFLIYGPVMLIGVHALDLVPKKAAGTAAGLTGLFGYMGGALFANIAMGYIVEHFNWDAGFEVLIGASIISILLLSLTWRQKQKSSDGKSI
- the murB gene encoding UDP-N-acetylmuramate dehydrogenase encodes the protein MNIQANFSLKNHNTFGVNINCKTFVTLNSEEDSINFIQHNLDKTLPYFIIGGGSNLLFTKDFDGTIIQMQNKGFEIVDENNKYVWIKAAAGEKWDDFVAWSVEKKYAGAENLSKIPGTIGAAPIQNIGAYGVELSEIFNALEAVEITSGKLKRFYLKELKFGYRDSIFKQKLKNKYIITAVILKLNKFPFFKIDYGNIKAELETMTYENLNIAVIRQAVINIRTNKLPETNKLGNAGSFFKNPIVDNDKHLSLKKSFPNLVSYDLKNGTYKLAAGWLIDNTGLKGYSKGKVAIHKNQALIIVNLGGAGGKEILEFSQEIQNKVQNLFGVKLEREVNVI
- a CDS encoding amidohydrolase family protein, giving the protein MILLKNIKYIDWRTFEISKVNLLVEEGINKTIQFVSESQIAKLPQDCQHLECNGKFAIKSFVNAHHHAYSALAAGMPQPKEAPQNFLEILQKIWWKLDKALSKDMIEISAATTAISSAKNGVSFVIDHHASPFAICDSLSNMANQFEKVGLNHLLCYEISDRDGLTIRNEGLEETENYLQNHQGLVGLHAAFTLSDDSLSKAQKLAEKYQSGVHIHVAEDSYDQQYNVKKYNKRVVDRLADFGLLNFDKTILAHCIHIDENERKQIADSKAWVVQNPESNLNNQVGFYNSLHLKNKTMLGTDGMHSNMIRSTQSAFFAGLGKDDIDIPKAYNRLRNVHNYLAANGFDGDGENNLSIFDYNAPTPLTQSNFLGHFFYAFENKQIDSLIVNGRFVMKNKIIMNIDEDLIMKESQKLAKTLWKKIQ
- the purE gene encoding 5-(carboxyamino)imidazole ribonucleotide mutase, whose protein sequence is MKAIVSIIMGSTSDFGVMEKAAKFFDEMEIPFEINALSAHRTPDEVEKFARNAKDRGIKVIIAGAGMAAHLPGVIAAMTPIPVIGVPINATLDGMDSLLAIVQMPPGIPVATVGINGALNAAILAAQMMATGDENLMNKTISYKETLKQKIVKANKDLSEIKFKFKV